The following proteins are encoded in a genomic region of Microbacterium sp. NC79:
- a CDS encoding Dabb family protein, with amino-acid sequence MTIRHVVTWRLAAADEADRAAHADEIVRRLTNLVGVVPSILSLTAGAESLYVGTNWDVVLIADFADQEGLEAYQVHPAHKEAGAFIRSVVADRVAVDFHVD; translated from the coding sequence ATGACCATTCGCCATGTTGTCACCTGGCGCTTGGCCGCCGCTGACGAGGCCGACCGCGCAGCGCATGCAGATGAAATCGTGCGCCGTCTGACGAACCTTGTTGGCGTGGTTCCGTCGATCCTGTCGCTGACCGCCGGAGCCGAGTCGCTCTACGTCGGAACCAACTGGGACGTCGTGCTGATCGCTGACTTTGCTGACCAGGAAGGGCTCGAGGCCTACCAGGTGCATCCGGCCCACAAGGAGGCAGGAGCCTTCATTCGCAGCGTGGTCGCTGACCGGGTCGCTGTCGATTTTCACGTCGACT
- a CDS encoding glutaredoxin family protein → MTTLTLIGKDGCHLCDVAEGIVEQVIAELPDAVADGIEIESASILEDKALYDQWWEKIPVVLIDGELHAYWRVAADRLHDALITASKGSER, encoded by the coding sequence GTGACCACTCTCACGCTGATTGGCAAAGACGGCTGCCACCTGTGTGACGTTGCCGAGGGCATCGTCGAGCAGGTCATAGCCGAGCTTCCGGATGCGGTGGCTGATGGCATCGAGATCGAGTCTGCCTCGATCCTCGAAGACAAGGCCCTGTACGACCAATGGTGGGAGAAGATCCCTGTGGTGCTGATCGATGGCGAACTACACGCCTACTGGCGAGTCGCCGCTGACCGTCTGCACGACGCCCTGATCACCGCGAGCAAGGGGAGTGAGCGATGA
- a CDS encoding rhodanese-like domain-containing protein yields the protein MKTIDVSELEGRGLPLVDVREVDEYAAGHVPGAINIPMSQITERLGELPEGAFDVICQSGGRSARVSEYLEAQGHDVTNIDGGTGGWIALGKPVE from the coding sequence ATGAAGACAATTGACGTATCGGAGCTTGAAGGCCGCGGCCTGCCGCTTGTCGACGTTCGCGAGGTTGACGAATACGCCGCCGGCCACGTGCCTGGTGCCATCAACATTCCGATGTCACAGATCACCGAGCGCCTGGGCGAACTGCCCGAGGGTGCCTTCGACGTGATCTGCCAGTCGGGTGGCCGCTCGGCTCGCGTGAGCGAGTACCTCGAGGCTCAGGGTCACGATGTCACCAACATTGACGGTGGCACTGGCGGCTGGATCGCCCTCGGCAAGCCCGTCGAATAA